Within Ipomoea triloba cultivar NCNSP0323 chromosome 9, ASM357664v1, the genomic segment atttttttcttttttggattttttttttaattttggtgtatgattattatatcatttttcttGTTGTGACTAATATGTATAATGTAGGTTTGGCagatgatgaaattatattctGATGCGTAATGATTAGCTTTTGCATgctatgttttttgttttaatggtTGAGTACTAACTCAAGTGTTATCCAATGACAACACTAAGCAATTCTTGAGTATAAACTGCTGAGTTTGCTACTTGACCACTCTGTATTAGTGCTGGCAGTTTCCATTGGTCATCTATCACAAGCTAAGTGAGGTGTCCCTAGGTGTAGTTGTGCTTATACACTATTTGAACTATAAAATAACTGCTAAGCTATTATACTTCACTTAAGAAGAAACCACTTTTTACAGCATGTCAAGAATGGTTGTGAAAGAtgcaaaaatgagaaaaagtcTACACTGGAGTTAATTAGCTAAGATAAGTGTCTGATTTTACCAAAATCTTTGTACATTTGGCAAATAGATGTTTGGTACTAATTTTTTGGGGTGCTTTGTTTGGTTGGTTCTGCCACTACCCCTCTTTGAGCGTCTAATTAGAGTTTTGGCAACACTATACTTAGAGTTTTGTCAATTGAGAGTTAAAGTGAACTTAGAGTTTAATGTTCTTTGGAGTCATATCTACTTTGTATTCTCCCTGTCTTCTTCAATATGATAACAGGGTGAGTTGCAACACTACAATTAGATATATGGAGGGCAAGATACGGAACTAATTCCACCAAGATAGGAGGATATCATTGGATACTTTTGGGCACATCCAATATGTGAAGCTAAACAGGTGCTGAAAAAGCTTGCTATGATAGTTGTTTTAATTTGCAAACTTATGTACGAAGGCACCAAGTAACATTagtaaatatttttcaattcattaAGGAACTTGCAAGTCAGTATCATGGTCTAGGTATATCTGTAAAATATTGACTACTTAATGAACTGTTAGTGTAACCGTTAGTCAgtaaaatattgttttaatcAACTTCAAGGTtctctttaaaagtatttctAAAAGAGAACAAAGTACTTCATTACTTAATCCTTTGTGCTCCCTAAGTGTAACAGGCAATTTAGTATCATGGGCCATTTCCTTAATCCCGCATTTTGAGTCTAAGTTGTTATTGCCTTTGATGTAGAAACTTCTTCCATAAGCTGGTTTAGCACATAAGCAGCGAAGTTCATATGAGCTCAAAGATAAGTCCATGATATCAATTTGTATGGGATTCCAGCAAAGTATTTTAAGGGATTATGAGTTTTGTTTTGACTGAGTCTAATTAGTATAAAATTATGACTGCATGACTAAATTTATAGGTCAGTTGTGGAAAAAAGAACACATGCTTGCTTACTGTTTATTGCATGACTGGACCAAAATGAACGCATAATTTCCTTCATTAGCATTGTGAAAATATCAATGGAAAAAAACAATGTCTACAGAGAATGAGCTTTTTATTACAGTTGTACAACCATCCTTGGGAGTTCACCCATAATTTGCTTGATTAGCATACTGATACAAACAGTAATAAAAACTCTCTAATGTATAATATCCTTGATAAAACTCTCTAATCTATAAAAACCTAATTCCTTGGATGCAATCTTTAAGATATCCATAGTGTTTTTCCTCCAGTCCTCTTGCTTGCTAGATACCTGCACACAGAACAACATAATACTATGCATAATATCTCTAATGTCAGAGTAAATGAAAATTACAATGTCACCAAGAGTTAAGAAGTGAATCTGAGACATGTTTTCCAAAGTGCAATACTATTAGGAATACAGTACCCATCAGCCAAAAGGACTTGAGTTACATCATAAGATGAGCAGATCTTGACCTCACCATCTAAAAGAAAATGCCAAAAAAATTAATCGAGGAATTAATTCCTTCAGAATGCTTATGTGCATAATTGTAAATGCAGATTTGACTAACCTCTGAGCCCTCTTTTTATCCTACAGAATTGTATAAGAACTATCACAGGATCTTTGGATGGAGCTTCATATAAATGCTGAATCTTGGAAACGTGGTCGTCCCAAAATGTGCAGGTTAACTTTTGACCACTGTTTGTTTAAACACACAAATAAGTTTGTTTGTAAATAATATAGCATTAGCATCAATAGTTTTATATTTACTGGGCATCCTCAAGCACAAAGTCTATGAGCCTAGCATTATTTCCACCAATCGTTTTTTCTTGAGGTCCATAGACTTCAACAACCCGACCAATGATATCTATtcaataattcagaaaatttgaaataacttaactgaaaaaaaaaatatatagaccTAACAGCCTGCCATGAGGAATGCGAATGAATTAAAAAGAGTATTGATAGGCTAGAAATCTTACCAATGAGCTCTTTCTCATTTAATTCTGAATTACCTTTCAAACTATCAAAAGGTCTCAATCTGTACATTAACCAAGGGAAATTCTCTGACCTCAACTCTTTGTAAATAGTTTCATGATTCAATTGCATCATATATTCGTTCATGCTAGTCTTGTAGGTATGCCAGTTTGAAACAACGTAAAAGTTCTTGATAGCATACACTTTGCCTTCTACAAAACCGTTGCTAAACTTTGGAACAATCTTTGCTGGTATAGTTGTATGAATGACATTTCCCTATCAATTATATGGTTATTAGCATTTGCAACAGAGAATGTATGTGATATTATTTCTGCAGTACATACGTATGACTAATATGCCTAATTCTATTTTATGCAGATTAagacgcaaaaaaaaaaatacagattaAAAGGCAAAAACACATACCTCTGGGTCGTGTAAGACCAATTCTTGACTCTTTAGGTCAGCAGAACCTTTCTTTTCCCGTACCAGGTAGCTACGAATAACTCTAACCTTTATTGCACTCCTATTGTTGAAGGTAGACAATCCGGTAGCCAGAGAGTACATCCCCATATTGGACTGAACTTAAATGCGAATGGATCTCAGTTTTGGATGTTGAGATTGATTTAGCGCTTCTAATATATATTGTGATCCCAAATCCCAACTCTAAGTTTGAAACTGGCAGACTTCTACACGCtgaataattgtttttttattccCGGTGCTATATAAATGAAGAATCCTCGTTTGCCGAATCGTTGTAAACGATTCGATTTCCCCATGAACTCTAATCATGGCGTCGTTACCTTTTTTAAAACACTTTTAAAACAAACGATTAATTAACGTTGTTACCTTTCATAGTTTGACAGCCAGCGCATTAACTGCCCTAAGTATGCTAATTCGAGCGGCATTTTTTGACCAGCAAAACGTCACCGTTTTTGATTGGGCGGGAATTGTGGCCTAAGTGCATTTACTGCTCTTCTTATGGCTATTTTATATTAGAGATATAtagtcaaagagagttagacctaaattgagtagaaaaaatggcagtcaaattatttaatcaaatggatggttcagatgaattatttaatcaaatagatggttaagataattcagattaatattattaatagagattacctaatttaaccttacttttatgattatccgttaagttttccgttaaatattctcttctccgttaacttttaacttacccattaatttctataagaaaggtattaggttcgaacctcatctcaatcaaatttgacataattaagtttctcacactattttactcttattaaattaataaaaataaataaattagtagctacaacaaaaaatgatatatatgtatttctttaatttagaattatgattcattatcaaaaaattaaattaaataagagaaacaatttcattagttatattgtctttattttctctcattcaaagattctttacattcaaatttatcaactgatattcattacattgtccattatcttatttttacaatatcttgtaattaaatatcaaagttattattatcaaaaaaaaatatcaaagttatagtacaaaataatgttatatatttatttaccaagtattttattaatactataaaaaaattaaaataatttgaagctgattatattaactacttggggattggttgacaaagagagtactcaaataataacccaacaaattaaagcggaatcactctattttactgttattgaattaaataaattagtagttacaccaaaaaatgatacatatgtatttctttaataccatgaaaaaagtaaaaaaagaatagtttgaaaccaatcatattaactatttgggggATTGGtagacaatgaaagtactcaaataacccattacccagcaaattgaagcgagaaactatcttttaatatctttagaatacataatattttaaattttcaaatttttattaatttatttaatcttttttcttaaattagggatttctttatccacaataactcattcaacaataatggttgaaccaaatgaaccccaagcagaacacctaaaggaaagtccatagctcataTAGGTAATTATGGTATGGGAAAGGGTTGTTTAGTCTTTTGCtatttaatgtatttattaccattttaatttaggtgttaattttatttgtttcctttatttgtttggttttccCTCTTCCCAGCCGTAATCTTATTTTTATTGTCTCTGTGTTAGTACAATGCACACTCTGATTACCTTAAAAGCACACACTACACTCTACATCCAGTGGAACGCACGTAGCTCAACTAGCGCCTGCACACGCTTAACATAGTTGGCAAGTAACTATGCAAACAAGTAAAATCGTGCAAAAAAACTTCCATCAAAATCTGTAACGGTTCATCCAAGATGATAACAATATTAAGACAAATGTTTAATTGAAAGAGACGAAGGTCACTATCTATGCATTATTAAAATTACACGTTCTTGGTCTGTGCACGGGTAACTCCCAATTCTCGTTTCTTTCTCTTTAGGCAGTTCTGACTATCATGTCCGTTTGCCAATCCACATGTCGCACACGTgcggccttttttttttcaaccctTAACCCATTAACGCACACTCCTAACCCATTAACACACAGACTAACCTACCAAATATCACAATCACCCATGATGAACTCCATGAGCCTACGCAAAATTACATTCAAAAATTCGCATATTTATACCATCCACAAACACACATTGCCCAGCGTTACGCACACGCTCGCGGCCAAGAAAGCACACACCGACTTAAACGAAAGCACACTTCTACAAAGCACCCCCATGCCCCACCCCCCTAACCCATCAACGCACACTCCTAACCCATTAACGCACAGACCAACCTACCAAATCTCACAATCACCCATGATGAACTCCATGAACCTATGCAAAATTGCATTCAGAAATTCGCATATTTATACCATCCACAAACACACATTGCCCAGCGTTACGCACACAATCGTGGCCAAGAACGCACACACCGATAGACCAAATACAAACCTTGAAAAGTGCATTTGAAATCATACGTATCGGTGTTGTCGTTTGCCATGGGGGACTCTTGGACATTTGAGACTAATTCTTCTCATTTTCTTACAGGTTGTGTGTTAAAATCAGACAAAAGATCCCAACATAACTTGAACTGGGTTACCTTGAATAGGATTCCTTAATATATAGAAATTATTATGTTCCATTAATTTCCTTTATTATGCATTCTAATCAAATTACAACtctatcattttcttttaattctatcctaatattattcatattttagGATTAATCCTAACCATTAATTCCTATTTTATAGATGACTCAGATgggatctcatgatctcatcttATAAGGTGATCTCATTGGATccagcccctatatatatatatatatatatatatatatatatatattatgtttaatttgacTTATGTTGTAGTACAGTTATGTATAATGCATGCTGTGAAATTGATCAAAACAAATGCATAAATTGATCTACGTACGTATTGGCATTTAACTTTCCTTAtgattattgaattattatctCCTACATACAAAGAGTAATCTTAAATTGGGGACTTTAAAATTAaacctctacaacttcaatCTTCATCGGTCTCCCATCCCAGGCTAGATTCTGAAACTTTCTTAGAACTTTTATAGCATGTGAggactaaaaaaaaatcatttctgcAATTCCCTGCCACAATTACACATACACGTACGTATTCATCACATACCTATGACTCTATgagcttatatatatacatacattaagtTATATGATTCCTAGCATGCATGAAAACTCACCTAAATCTGAGAATCTCTATAAGAATACCTAGACATTTCTCTCCAGCATTGATAACTtgaaacaacaatcaataaagGCTAAAGCTTTTGACAGGTAAACCTTAGTTTCAGAATATAAAAGGCTCAACATACTCCATGTTCATTGTATTATAGTCCAAAGATAAGTCAGATCAATCTTTGAGATCAGTTGTCAGTTTAgaatagtaaaaacaataacttgaatgcTAAGTCATTTCTCCACCATTTCATCAGAGTCCAAGTAACTGATTCAATGCTAGATCATtcacgtatatacaaaaataaatcacataaaagggacttaaaaacaaaaaaaaacacccatctttaaacatatgcatacatgttcctACACACGGAAGACGTGCTAATAAACAAGAAATACGAAGATGCACGCTCTCTCACTTATGCAGAGTTCTCCATAGGACGATTGTTCTATGTTCCGCCAGGATGTGGAGAATTATACTATCTAAGATGCCTTTTAAATCTAATACGTGGACCTTCTAACCACAAGGATATACGCACTGTTGTGGGTGTCATTCACAAATCATATAGGGATgcgtgttatgaatatggattattagatgatgacaagAAGTACATCGACTGCCTAACTGATTCGAGTTACTGGGCATCTGCGTCTGCTTTAAGACGATTATTTGCTACGCTGCTGACTTCAAGTACAATCAGTAGGCCAGAGGTCGTATGGGATGCTGTTTGGGAATTTCTTGCAGAGGATGCACATTTTCATCATCGACGTCTCATTCACAATCCAAGTATTTCgacatgcaaaaaaaattattcgaCTTACTTATTTGCttatcattatttataaataaaattatttgtttattttttttgttttgtttttggactATGAACATCTGTTGTTATCATATTCCGATAAGAAACAATTTGCTCTTGTGGAGTTGGAGAAATTGTTATCTTTGTGGGGGAAGAGTTTGAGAGACTTTCCAGAAATGCCACTTCCAGACGAAACCAGCATGgggttgatggaaaacatgttGATAGCTGAAGAGTTGGCATATGGCATGGAATCGTTGAAGACAGAGCATGAAACGTTGGTAACACAGTTGACGGATGAGCAAAAGAATGTTTACGACTCTATGATAAATGATATTGATTGTAATGGAGGTGGACTCTTCTTTGAATATGGTTACGGAGAAACAGGCAAGACATTCGTGTGGATGACGTTATCCTTAAAGATAAGGAGCCGCCTGAGATATTGTTCTAAGC encodes:
- the LOC116029804 gene encoding uncharacterized protein LOC116029804; amino-acid sequence: MGMYSLATGLSTFNNRSAIKVRVIRSYLVREKKGSADLKSQELVLHDPEGNVIHTTIPAKIVPKFSNGFVEGKVYAIKNFYVVSNWHTYKTSMNEYMMQLNHETIYKELRSENFPWLMYRLRPFDSLKDIIGRVVEVYGPQEKTIGGNNARLIDFVLEDAHGQKLTCTFWDDHVSKIQHLYEAPSKDPVIVLIQFCRIKRGLRDGEVKICSSYDVTQVLLADGYLASKRTGGKTLWIS